From a single Sebastes umbrosus isolate fSebUmb1 chromosome 17, fSebUmb1.pri, whole genome shotgun sequence genomic region:
- the LOC119475552 gene encoding cullin-5 isoform X4 codes for MATSNLLKNKGSLQFEDKWDLMRPIVLKLLRQESVTKQQWFDLFSDVHAVCLWDDKGPAKIHQALKEDILDFIKQAQARVLSHQDDTALLKAYIVEWRKFFTQCDILPKPFCQLEITLMGKQGSNKKSNVEDSIVRKLMLDTWNESIFSNIKNRLQDSAMKLVHAERLGEAFDSQLVIGVRESYVNLCSNPDDKLQIYRDNFEKAYMDSTERFYRTQAPAYLQQNGVQNYMKYADSKLREEEKRALRYLETRRDCNSVQALMECCVNALVTSFKETILAECPGMIKRNETEKLHLMFSLMDKVPSGIEPMLKDLEEHIMSAGLADMVATAETITSDSEKYVEQLLTLFNRFSRLVKEAFQDDPRFLTARDKAYKAVVNDATIFKLELPLKQKGVGLKTQPESKCPELLANYCDMLLRKTPLSKKLTSEEIEAKLKEVLLVLKYVQNKDVFMRYHKAHLTRRLILDISADSEIEENMVEWLREVGMPADYVNKLARMFQDIKVSEDLNQSFKEMHKHNKLALPADSVNIKILNAGAWSRSSEKVFVSLPTELEDLIPEVEDFYKKNHSGRKLHWHHLMSNGIITFKNEVGQYDLEVTTFQLAVLFAWNQRPRERISFENLKLATELPDAELRRTLWSLVAFPKLKRQVLSYDPVVSSPKDFAEGTLFYVNQEFSLIKNSKVQKRGKINLIGRLQLTTERMREEENEGIVQLRILRTQEAIIQIMKMRKRINNAQLQTELVEILKNMFLPQKKMIKEQIEWLIDHKYIKRDETDLNTFIYMA; via the exons ATGGCGACGTCTAATTTGCTAAAG AACAAAGGCTCCCTTCAATTTGAGGACAAATGGGACCTGATGCGTCCCATCGTACTGAAGCTGCTACGGCAGGAGTCCGTAACCAAACAGCAGTGGTTTGACCTGTTTTC AGACGTCCATGCTGTGTGCCTGTGGGATGACAAAGGTCCAGCTAAGATCCACCAGGCCCTCAAAGAGGACATCCTCGATTTCATCAAACAAGCACAAGCA CGGGTGTTGAGTCACCAGGATGACACGGCGTTGCTGAAGGCCTACATCGTGGAGTGGAGGAAGTTCTTCACACAGTGTGACATCCTGCCCAAGCCTTTCTGTCAGCTGGAGATCACTCTGATGGGCAAACAAGGAAGCAACAAGAAGTCCAACGTGGAGGACAGCATCGTCCgcaag cTGATGCTGGACACGTGGAACGAGTCCATCTTCTCCAACATCAAAAACAGGCTACAAGACAGCGCCATGAAGCTCGTCCACGCTGAGAGGCTGGGAGAGGCCTTCGACTCCCAGCTGGTCATCGGAGTGCGAGAGTCCTACG TGAACCTGTGCTCCAACCCGGACGACAAGCTGCAGATCTACAGGGACAACTTTGAGAAGGCGTATATGGACTCTACTGAGAGGTTCTACAGAACACAGGCACCCGCCTACCTGCAGCAAAACGGGGTCCAAAACTACATGAAATAT GCTGATTCGAAGCTGAGGGAAGAGGAGAAACGTGCGCTGCGATACCTGGAGACGAGACGTGACTGTAACTCTGTACAAGCA TTAATGGAGTGTTGCGTCAACGCACTGGTTACATCATTCAAGGAGACCATCCTAGCCGAGTGTCCAGGCATGATCAAACGAaatgagacagaga AGCTGCATCTCATGTTCTCTCTCATGGACAAAGTGCCCAGCGGCATCGAGCCCATGCTGAAGGACCTGGAGGAGCACATCATGAGCGCTGGCCTGGCTGATATGGTGGCCACAGCAGAGACCATCACCTCT GACTCAGAGAAATATGTGGAGCAGCTGCTCACCTTGTTTAACCGCTTCAGCCGACTGGTGAAAGAGGCCTTTCAGGACGACCCACGCTTCCTCACAGCTCGAGACAAA GCATATAAAGCTGTTGTGAATGACGCCACTATATTTAAATTAGAACTTCCTTTGAAGCAGAAAGG GGTCGGTCTGAAAACTCAGCCAGAGTCCAAGTGTCCAGAGCTGCTGGCCAACTACTGCGACATGCTCTTGAGGAAGACCCCACTGAGCAAGAAGCTCACCTCTGAGGAGATCGAGGCCAAGCTCAAGGAAGTG CTGCTAGTGCTGAAGTATGTCCAGAACAAAGACGTGTTCATGCGCTACCACAAAGCCCACCTGACCCGTCGACTCATCCTGGACATCTCAGCAGACAGCGAGATAGAGGAGAACATGGTGGAGTGGCTCAGG GAAGTAGGAATGCCAGCTGACTATGTCAACAAGCTGGCCAGGATGTTTCAAGACATCAAGGTGTCAGAGGACCTCAACCAGTCTttcaaagaaatgcataaacatAACAAGCTGGCGTTACCAG CTGACTCGGTCAACATAAAGATCCTGAATGCTGGCGCGTGGTCGAGGAGCAGCGAGAAGGTGTTCGTCTCTCTACCTACCGAGCTGGAAGATTTGATACCAGAGGTAGAAGACTTCTACAAGAAGAACCACAGCGGCAGGAAGCTGCACTGGCATCACCTCATGTCCAACGGCATT ATAACCTTTAAGAACGAGGTGGGCCAGTACGACCTGGAGGTGACCACCTTCCAGCTGGCGGTGCTGTTTGCCTGGAACCAGAGGCCCAGGGAGAGGATCAGCTTTGAAAACCTCAAGCTAGCCACGGAGCTGCCGGACGCCGAGCTGCGACGCACTCTCTGG TCTCTCGTGGCGTTTCCCAAACTCAAGCGGCAGGTGTTGTCGTACGACCCGGTGGTGTCTTCACCCAAAGACTTTGCAGAAGGAACACTATTTTACGTCAACCAGGAGTTTTCTCTCAT AAAAAACTCCAAGGTTCAGAAAAGGGGGAAGATTAATCTGATTGGTCGGCTGCAGCTCACCACAGAGCgaatgagggaggaggagaacgaGGGCATCGTCCAGCTCAGGATACTAAGAACGCAG GAGGCCATAATCCAGATCATGAAGATGAGGAAGCGCATCAACAACGCCCAGCTGCAGACGGAGCTGGTGGAGATCCTAAAGAACATGTTTTTACCACAGAAGAAGATGATCAAGGAGCAGATCGAGTGGCTGATAGATCACAAGTACATAAAGCGGGATGAGACCGATTTAAACACCTTCATCTACATGGCGTAG
- the LOC119475552 gene encoding cullin-5 isoform X3, whose protein sequence is MATSNLLKNKGSLQFEDKWDLMRPIVLKLLRQESVTKQQWFDLFSDVHAVCLWDDKGPAKIHQALKEDILDFIKQAQARVLSHQDDTALLKAYIVEWRKFFTQCDILPKPFCQLEITLMGKQGSNKKSNVEDSIVRKLMLDTWNESIFSNIKNRLQDSAMKLVHAERLGEAFDSQLVIGVRESYVNLCSNPDDKLQIYRDNFEKAYMDSTERFYRTQAPAYLQQNGVQNYMKYADSKLREEEKRALRYLETRRDCNSVQALMECCVNALVTSFKETILAECPGMIKRNETESEYGRTAPTKGTASSELHLMFSLMDKVPSGIEPMLKDLEEHIMSAGLADMVATAETITSDSEKYVEQLLTLFNRFSRLVKEAFQDDPRFLTARDKAYKAVVNDATIFKLELPLKQKGVGLKTQPESKCPELLANYCDMLLRKTPLSKKLTSEEIEAKLKEVLLVLKYVQNKDVFMRYHKAHLTRRLILDISADSEIEENMVEWLREVGMPADYVNKLARMFQDIKVSEDLNQSFKEMHKHNKLALPADSVNIKILNAGAWSRSSEKVFVSLPTELEDLIPEVEDFYKKNHSGRKLHWHHLMSNGIITFKNEVGQYDLEVTTFQLAVLFAWNQRPRERISFENLKLATELPDAELRRTLWSLVAFPKLKRQVLSYDPVVSSPKDFAEGTLFYVNQEFSLIKNSKVQKRGKINLIGRLQLTTERMREEENEGIVQLRILRTQEAIIQIMKMRKRINNAQLQTELVEILKNMFLPQKKMIKEQIEWLIDHKYIKRDETDLNTFIYMA, encoded by the exons ATGGCGACGTCTAATTTGCTAAAG AACAAAGGCTCCCTTCAATTTGAGGACAAATGGGACCTGATGCGTCCCATCGTACTGAAGCTGCTACGGCAGGAGTCCGTAACCAAACAGCAGTGGTTTGACCTGTTTTC AGACGTCCATGCTGTGTGCCTGTGGGATGACAAAGGTCCAGCTAAGATCCACCAGGCCCTCAAAGAGGACATCCTCGATTTCATCAAACAAGCACAAGCA CGGGTGTTGAGTCACCAGGATGACACGGCGTTGCTGAAGGCCTACATCGTGGAGTGGAGGAAGTTCTTCACACAGTGTGACATCCTGCCCAAGCCTTTCTGTCAGCTGGAGATCACTCTGATGGGCAAACAAGGAAGCAACAAGAAGTCCAACGTGGAGGACAGCATCGTCCgcaag cTGATGCTGGACACGTGGAACGAGTCCATCTTCTCCAACATCAAAAACAGGCTACAAGACAGCGCCATGAAGCTCGTCCACGCTGAGAGGCTGGGAGAGGCCTTCGACTCCCAGCTGGTCATCGGAGTGCGAGAGTCCTACG TGAACCTGTGCTCCAACCCGGACGACAAGCTGCAGATCTACAGGGACAACTTTGAGAAGGCGTATATGGACTCTACTGAGAGGTTCTACAGAACACAGGCACCCGCCTACCTGCAGCAAAACGGGGTCCAAAACTACATGAAATAT GCTGATTCGAAGCTGAGGGAAGAGGAGAAACGTGCGCTGCGATACCTGGAGACGAGACGTGACTGTAACTCTGTACAAGCA TTAATGGAGTGTTGCGTCAACGCACTGGTTACATCATTCAAGGAGACCATCCTAGCCGAGTGTCCAGGCATGATCAAACGAaatgagacagagagtgagtaCGGCCGGACCGCTCCCACCAAAGGCACAGCCAGCTCAG AGCTGCATCTCATGTTCTCTCTCATGGACAAAGTGCCCAGCGGCATCGAGCCCATGCTGAAGGACCTGGAGGAGCACATCATGAGCGCTGGCCTGGCTGATATGGTGGCCACAGCAGAGACCATCACCTCT GACTCAGAGAAATATGTGGAGCAGCTGCTCACCTTGTTTAACCGCTTCAGCCGACTGGTGAAAGAGGCCTTTCAGGACGACCCACGCTTCCTCACAGCTCGAGACAAA GCATATAAAGCTGTTGTGAATGACGCCACTATATTTAAATTAGAACTTCCTTTGAAGCAGAAAGG GGTCGGTCTGAAAACTCAGCCAGAGTCCAAGTGTCCAGAGCTGCTGGCCAACTACTGCGACATGCTCTTGAGGAAGACCCCACTGAGCAAGAAGCTCACCTCTGAGGAGATCGAGGCCAAGCTCAAGGAAGTG CTGCTAGTGCTGAAGTATGTCCAGAACAAAGACGTGTTCATGCGCTACCACAAAGCCCACCTGACCCGTCGACTCATCCTGGACATCTCAGCAGACAGCGAGATAGAGGAGAACATGGTGGAGTGGCTCAGG GAAGTAGGAATGCCAGCTGACTATGTCAACAAGCTGGCCAGGATGTTTCAAGACATCAAGGTGTCAGAGGACCTCAACCAGTCTttcaaagaaatgcataaacatAACAAGCTGGCGTTACCAG CTGACTCGGTCAACATAAAGATCCTGAATGCTGGCGCGTGGTCGAGGAGCAGCGAGAAGGTGTTCGTCTCTCTACCTACCGAGCTGGAAGATTTGATACCAGAGGTAGAAGACTTCTACAAGAAGAACCACAGCGGCAGGAAGCTGCACTGGCATCACCTCATGTCCAACGGCATT ATAACCTTTAAGAACGAGGTGGGCCAGTACGACCTGGAGGTGACCACCTTCCAGCTGGCGGTGCTGTTTGCCTGGAACCAGAGGCCCAGGGAGAGGATCAGCTTTGAAAACCTCAAGCTAGCCACGGAGCTGCCGGACGCCGAGCTGCGACGCACTCTCTGG TCTCTCGTGGCGTTTCCCAAACTCAAGCGGCAGGTGTTGTCGTACGACCCGGTGGTGTCTTCACCCAAAGACTTTGCAGAAGGAACACTATTTTACGTCAACCAGGAGTTTTCTCTCAT AAAAAACTCCAAGGTTCAGAAAAGGGGGAAGATTAATCTGATTGGTCGGCTGCAGCTCACCACAGAGCgaatgagggaggaggagaacgaGGGCATCGTCCAGCTCAGGATACTAAGAACGCAG GAGGCCATAATCCAGATCATGAAGATGAGGAAGCGCATCAACAACGCCCAGCTGCAGACGGAGCTGGTGGAGATCCTAAAGAACATGTTTTTACCACAGAAGAAGATGATCAAGGAGCAGATCGAGTGGCTGATAGATCACAAGTACATAAAGCGGGATGAGACCGATTTAAACACCTTCATCTACATGGCGTAG
- the LOC119475552 gene encoding cullin-5 isoform X2 produces MATSNLLKNKGSLQFEDKWDLMRPIVLKLLRQESVTKQQWFDLFSDVHAVCLWDDKGPAKIHQALKEDILDFIKQAQARVLSHQDDTALLKAYIVEWRKFFTQCDILPKPFCQLEITLMGKQGSNKKSNVEDSIVRKLMLDTWNESIFSNIKNRLQDSAMKLVHAERLGEAFDSQLVIGVRESYVNLCSNPDDKLQIYRDNFEKAYMDSTERFYRTQAPAYLQQNGVQNYMKYADSKLREEEKRALRYLETRRDCNSVQALMECCVNALVTSFKETILAECPGMIKRNETEKLHLMFSLMDKVPSGIEPMLKDLEEHIMSAGLADMVATAETITSDSEKYVEQLLTLFNRFSRLVKEAFQDDPRFLTARDKAYKAVVNDATIFKLELPLKQKGVGLKTQPESKCPELLANYCDMLLRKTPLSKKLTSEEIEAKLKEVLLVLKYVQNKDVFMRYHKAHLTRRLILDISADSEIEENMVEWLREVGMPADYVNKLARMFQDIKVSEDLNQSFKEMHKHNKLALPGIGRHGGMRCQGIGQLRNHADSVNIKILNAGAWSRSSEKVFVSLPTELEDLIPEVEDFYKKNHSGRKLHWHHLMSNGIITFKNEVGQYDLEVTTFQLAVLFAWNQRPRERISFENLKLATELPDAELRRTLWSLVAFPKLKRQVLSYDPVVSSPKDFAEGTLFYVNQEFSLIKNSKVQKRGKINLIGRLQLTTERMREEENEGIVQLRILRTQEAIIQIMKMRKRINNAQLQTELVEILKNMFLPQKKMIKEQIEWLIDHKYIKRDETDLNTFIYMA; encoded by the exons ATGGCGACGTCTAATTTGCTAAAG AACAAAGGCTCCCTTCAATTTGAGGACAAATGGGACCTGATGCGTCCCATCGTACTGAAGCTGCTACGGCAGGAGTCCGTAACCAAACAGCAGTGGTTTGACCTGTTTTC AGACGTCCATGCTGTGTGCCTGTGGGATGACAAAGGTCCAGCTAAGATCCACCAGGCCCTCAAAGAGGACATCCTCGATTTCATCAAACAAGCACAAGCA CGGGTGTTGAGTCACCAGGATGACACGGCGTTGCTGAAGGCCTACATCGTGGAGTGGAGGAAGTTCTTCACACAGTGTGACATCCTGCCCAAGCCTTTCTGTCAGCTGGAGATCACTCTGATGGGCAAACAAGGAAGCAACAAGAAGTCCAACGTGGAGGACAGCATCGTCCgcaag cTGATGCTGGACACGTGGAACGAGTCCATCTTCTCCAACATCAAAAACAGGCTACAAGACAGCGCCATGAAGCTCGTCCACGCTGAGAGGCTGGGAGAGGCCTTCGACTCCCAGCTGGTCATCGGAGTGCGAGAGTCCTACG TGAACCTGTGCTCCAACCCGGACGACAAGCTGCAGATCTACAGGGACAACTTTGAGAAGGCGTATATGGACTCTACTGAGAGGTTCTACAGAACACAGGCACCCGCCTACCTGCAGCAAAACGGGGTCCAAAACTACATGAAATAT GCTGATTCGAAGCTGAGGGAAGAGGAGAAACGTGCGCTGCGATACCTGGAGACGAGACGTGACTGTAACTCTGTACAAGCA TTAATGGAGTGTTGCGTCAACGCACTGGTTACATCATTCAAGGAGACCATCCTAGCCGAGTGTCCAGGCATGATCAAACGAaatgagacagaga AGCTGCATCTCATGTTCTCTCTCATGGACAAAGTGCCCAGCGGCATCGAGCCCATGCTGAAGGACCTGGAGGAGCACATCATGAGCGCTGGCCTGGCTGATATGGTGGCCACAGCAGAGACCATCACCTCT GACTCAGAGAAATATGTGGAGCAGCTGCTCACCTTGTTTAACCGCTTCAGCCGACTGGTGAAAGAGGCCTTTCAGGACGACCCACGCTTCCTCACAGCTCGAGACAAA GCATATAAAGCTGTTGTGAATGACGCCACTATATTTAAATTAGAACTTCCTTTGAAGCAGAAAGG GGTCGGTCTGAAAACTCAGCCAGAGTCCAAGTGTCCAGAGCTGCTGGCCAACTACTGCGACATGCTCTTGAGGAAGACCCCACTGAGCAAGAAGCTCACCTCTGAGGAGATCGAGGCCAAGCTCAAGGAAGTG CTGCTAGTGCTGAAGTATGTCCAGAACAAAGACGTGTTCATGCGCTACCACAAAGCCCACCTGACCCGTCGACTCATCCTGGACATCTCAGCAGACAGCGAGATAGAGGAGAACATGGTGGAGTGGCTCAGG GAAGTAGGAATGCCAGCTGACTATGTCAACAAGCTGGCCAGGATGTTTCAAGACATCAAGGTGTCAGAGGACCTCAACCAGTCTttcaaagaaatgcataaacatAACAAGCTGGCGTTACCAG gaATCGGCagacacggaggcatgagatgccaaggaatcggacaactacgaaaccatg CTGACTCGGTCAACATAAAGATCCTGAATGCTGGCGCGTGGTCGAGGAGCAGCGAGAAGGTGTTCGTCTCTCTACCTACCGAGCTGGAAGATTTGATACCAGAGGTAGAAGACTTCTACAAGAAGAACCACAGCGGCAGGAAGCTGCACTGGCATCACCTCATGTCCAACGGCATT ATAACCTTTAAGAACGAGGTGGGCCAGTACGACCTGGAGGTGACCACCTTCCAGCTGGCGGTGCTGTTTGCCTGGAACCAGAGGCCCAGGGAGAGGATCAGCTTTGAAAACCTCAAGCTAGCCACGGAGCTGCCGGACGCCGAGCTGCGACGCACTCTCTGG TCTCTCGTGGCGTTTCCCAAACTCAAGCGGCAGGTGTTGTCGTACGACCCGGTGGTGTCTTCACCCAAAGACTTTGCAGAAGGAACACTATTTTACGTCAACCAGGAGTTTTCTCTCAT AAAAAACTCCAAGGTTCAGAAAAGGGGGAAGATTAATCTGATTGGTCGGCTGCAGCTCACCACAGAGCgaatgagggaggaggagaacgaGGGCATCGTCCAGCTCAGGATACTAAGAACGCAG GAGGCCATAATCCAGATCATGAAGATGAGGAAGCGCATCAACAACGCCCAGCTGCAGACGGAGCTGGTGGAGATCCTAAAGAACATGTTTTTACCACAGAAGAAGATGATCAAGGAGCAGATCGAGTGGCTGATAGATCACAAGTACATAAAGCGGGATGAGACCGATTTAAACACCTTCATCTACATGGCGTAG
- the LOC119475552 gene encoding cullin-5 isoform X1: MATSNLLKNKGSLQFEDKWDLMRPIVLKLLRQESVTKQQWFDLFSDVHAVCLWDDKGPAKIHQALKEDILDFIKQAQARVLSHQDDTALLKAYIVEWRKFFTQCDILPKPFCQLEITLMGKQGSNKKSNVEDSIVRKLMLDTWNESIFSNIKNRLQDSAMKLVHAERLGEAFDSQLVIGVRESYVNLCSNPDDKLQIYRDNFEKAYMDSTERFYRTQAPAYLQQNGVQNYMKYADSKLREEEKRALRYLETRRDCNSVQALMECCVNALVTSFKETILAECPGMIKRNETESEYGRTAPTKGTASSELHLMFSLMDKVPSGIEPMLKDLEEHIMSAGLADMVATAETITSDSEKYVEQLLTLFNRFSRLVKEAFQDDPRFLTARDKAYKAVVNDATIFKLELPLKQKGVGLKTQPESKCPELLANYCDMLLRKTPLSKKLTSEEIEAKLKEVLLVLKYVQNKDVFMRYHKAHLTRRLILDISADSEIEENMVEWLREVGMPADYVNKLARMFQDIKVSEDLNQSFKEMHKHNKLALPGIGRHGGMRCQGIGQLRNHADSVNIKILNAGAWSRSSEKVFVSLPTELEDLIPEVEDFYKKNHSGRKLHWHHLMSNGIITFKNEVGQYDLEVTTFQLAVLFAWNQRPRERISFENLKLATELPDAELRRTLWSLVAFPKLKRQVLSYDPVVSSPKDFAEGTLFYVNQEFSLIKNSKVQKRGKINLIGRLQLTTERMREEENEGIVQLRILRTQEAIIQIMKMRKRINNAQLQTELVEILKNMFLPQKKMIKEQIEWLIDHKYIKRDETDLNTFIYMA; encoded by the exons ATGGCGACGTCTAATTTGCTAAAG AACAAAGGCTCCCTTCAATTTGAGGACAAATGGGACCTGATGCGTCCCATCGTACTGAAGCTGCTACGGCAGGAGTCCGTAACCAAACAGCAGTGGTTTGACCTGTTTTC AGACGTCCATGCTGTGTGCCTGTGGGATGACAAAGGTCCAGCTAAGATCCACCAGGCCCTCAAAGAGGACATCCTCGATTTCATCAAACAAGCACAAGCA CGGGTGTTGAGTCACCAGGATGACACGGCGTTGCTGAAGGCCTACATCGTGGAGTGGAGGAAGTTCTTCACACAGTGTGACATCCTGCCCAAGCCTTTCTGTCAGCTGGAGATCACTCTGATGGGCAAACAAGGAAGCAACAAGAAGTCCAACGTGGAGGACAGCATCGTCCgcaag cTGATGCTGGACACGTGGAACGAGTCCATCTTCTCCAACATCAAAAACAGGCTACAAGACAGCGCCATGAAGCTCGTCCACGCTGAGAGGCTGGGAGAGGCCTTCGACTCCCAGCTGGTCATCGGAGTGCGAGAGTCCTACG TGAACCTGTGCTCCAACCCGGACGACAAGCTGCAGATCTACAGGGACAACTTTGAGAAGGCGTATATGGACTCTACTGAGAGGTTCTACAGAACACAGGCACCCGCCTACCTGCAGCAAAACGGGGTCCAAAACTACATGAAATAT GCTGATTCGAAGCTGAGGGAAGAGGAGAAACGTGCGCTGCGATACCTGGAGACGAGACGTGACTGTAACTCTGTACAAGCA TTAATGGAGTGTTGCGTCAACGCACTGGTTACATCATTCAAGGAGACCATCCTAGCCGAGTGTCCAGGCATGATCAAACGAaatgagacagagagtgagtaCGGCCGGACCGCTCCCACCAAAGGCACAGCCAGCTCAG AGCTGCATCTCATGTTCTCTCTCATGGACAAAGTGCCCAGCGGCATCGAGCCCATGCTGAAGGACCTGGAGGAGCACATCATGAGCGCTGGCCTGGCTGATATGGTGGCCACAGCAGAGACCATCACCTCT GACTCAGAGAAATATGTGGAGCAGCTGCTCACCTTGTTTAACCGCTTCAGCCGACTGGTGAAAGAGGCCTTTCAGGACGACCCACGCTTCCTCACAGCTCGAGACAAA GCATATAAAGCTGTTGTGAATGACGCCACTATATTTAAATTAGAACTTCCTTTGAAGCAGAAAGG GGTCGGTCTGAAAACTCAGCCAGAGTCCAAGTGTCCAGAGCTGCTGGCCAACTACTGCGACATGCTCTTGAGGAAGACCCCACTGAGCAAGAAGCTCACCTCTGAGGAGATCGAGGCCAAGCTCAAGGAAGTG CTGCTAGTGCTGAAGTATGTCCAGAACAAAGACGTGTTCATGCGCTACCACAAAGCCCACCTGACCCGTCGACTCATCCTGGACATCTCAGCAGACAGCGAGATAGAGGAGAACATGGTGGAGTGGCTCAGG GAAGTAGGAATGCCAGCTGACTATGTCAACAAGCTGGCCAGGATGTTTCAAGACATCAAGGTGTCAGAGGACCTCAACCAGTCTttcaaagaaatgcataaacatAACAAGCTGGCGTTACCAG gaATCGGCagacacggaggcatgagatgccaaggaatcggacaactacgaaaccatg CTGACTCGGTCAACATAAAGATCCTGAATGCTGGCGCGTGGTCGAGGAGCAGCGAGAAGGTGTTCGTCTCTCTACCTACCGAGCTGGAAGATTTGATACCAGAGGTAGAAGACTTCTACAAGAAGAACCACAGCGGCAGGAAGCTGCACTGGCATCACCTCATGTCCAACGGCATT ATAACCTTTAAGAACGAGGTGGGCCAGTACGACCTGGAGGTGACCACCTTCCAGCTGGCGGTGCTGTTTGCCTGGAACCAGAGGCCCAGGGAGAGGATCAGCTTTGAAAACCTCAAGCTAGCCACGGAGCTGCCGGACGCCGAGCTGCGACGCACTCTCTGG TCTCTCGTGGCGTTTCCCAAACTCAAGCGGCAGGTGTTGTCGTACGACCCGGTGGTGTCTTCACCCAAAGACTTTGCAGAAGGAACACTATTTTACGTCAACCAGGAGTTTTCTCTCAT AAAAAACTCCAAGGTTCAGAAAAGGGGGAAGATTAATCTGATTGGTCGGCTGCAGCTCACCACAGAGCgaatgagggaggaggagaacgaGGGCATCGTCCAGCTCAGGATACTAAGAACGCAG GAGGCCATAATCCAGATCATGAAGATGAGGAAGCGCATCAACAACGCCCAGCTGCAGACGGAGCTGGTGGAGATCCTAAAGAACATGTTTTTACCACAGAAGAAGATGATCAAGGAGCAGATCGAGTGGCTGATAGATCACAAGTACATAAAGCGGGATGAGACCGATTTAAACACCTTCATCTACATGGCGTAG
- the LOC119475554 gene encoding solute carrier family 35 member F2-like: MEGHAEERLCGKWRVTCGLYSYNLRDVFTWRLLKTILMGQLLSLLICGTAVSCQYLANAGVETPMLQSFLNYALLLLVYTTILITRKGDRNILQILKTKWWKYLVMGLADVEANYAVVKAYQFTTLTSIQLLDCFVIPVLMVLSWFFLKTRYRLVHFVAVTVCLLGVGAMVGADILAGRDQGSTRDVVLGDGLVLLSAVLYAVSNVCQEYTVKNLSRVEFLGMMGLFGTVISGLQLAVLETRAVAAIKWDVHISVWFAVYVLCMYTLYSFMPVVVKMTSATAVNLSLLTADLFSLFCGLFLFHYTFSTLYIISFVVITVGFIMFNAVPTYSALPESGSNEDDDPGDVIAERTAESSSDRLLSAGRDAETPVAVAAL; the protein is encoded by the exons ATGGAGGGGCATGCAGAGGAGAGACTGTGTGGGAAATGGAGGGTTACCTGTGGTTTGTACAGTTACAACTTGAGGGATGTCTTCACATG GCGTCTTCTGAAGACCATCCTCATGGGGCAGCTCTTGTCCCTGCTGATCTGTGGGACGGCGGTGAGCTGTCAGTACCTTGCCAACGCCGGGGTGGAGACGCCGATGCTGCAGAGCTTCCTCAACTAcgccctgctgctgctcgtCTACACGACCATCCTCATCACCCGCAAAG GTGACAGGAACATCCTCCAGATTTTAAAAACTAAGTGGTGGAAGTATTTGGTGATGGGTCTGGCAGATGTGGAGGCAAACTATGCAGTTGTGAAGGCCTACCAGTTCACCACCCTGACCAGTATACAG CTGCTGGACTGCTTCGTGATCCCGGTGCTGATGGTTCTGTCCTGGTTCTTCCTGAAGACCCGCTACAGGCTGGTCCACTTTGTAGCCGTGACGGTGTGTTTGTTGGGGGTGGGGGCCATGGTGGGAGCCGACATCCTGGCCGGAAGAGACCAGGGATCCA cCAGGGACGTGGTGCTGGGAGACGGACTGGTCCTGCTCAGTGCCGTCCTCTACGCCGTGTCCAACGTGTGCCAGGAGTACACGGTGAAGAACCTGAGCCGGGTCGAGTTCCTGGGCATGATGGGCCTCTTCGGGACCGTCATCAGCGGCTTACAGCT AGCTGTACTGGAAACTCGAGCGGTAGCGGCGATAAAATGGGACGTTCACATTT CCGTGTGGTTTGCAGTCTACGTCCTGTGTATGTACACTCTGTACAGCTTCATGCCCGTAGTGGTGAAGATGACCAGCGCCACGGCGGTCAACCTCTCGCTGCTCACCGCCGACCTCTTCAGCCTCTTCTGtggcctcttcctcttccactaCACA TTTTCAACGCTGTACATCATCTCGTTTGTCGTCATCACCGTGGGTTTCATCATGTTCAACGCCGTTCCCACGTACTCGGCTTTACCGGAGTCCGGCTCCAATGAGGACGACGACCCCGGCGACGTGATCGCAGAGCGCACAGCCGAGAGCTCCTCGGACCGTTTACTGTCTGCAGGCAGAGACGCCGAGACGCCGGTTGCTGTGGCTGCGCTCTGA